One Brachybacterium kimchii genomic window carries:
- a CDS encoding amino acid ABC transporter permease codes for MQIILDNIPLLLQGIGTTIALTVLGYAFALVLGTALAVCRVSPIPPLRWAATVYVEIFRNIPLLSLLILLAFGLPDAGVLLPYFWCGVAGLSLSGAAFVCENIRSGINTVPIGHAEAARSIGLGFFGVLRFVVLPQAFRTMVQPLVNVFIATVIGSSLCAAISVVEITYVTQQLNIASAQAVLLFLVAGALYLALSLGVAYLGRRVERAVAPGGSRPLRTADRLQGAAQA; via the coding sequence ATGCAGATCATCCTCGACAACATCCCGCTGCTGCTGCAGGGGATCGGCACCACGATCGCGCTCACGGTGCTGGGGTACGCGTTCGCGCTGGTCCTCGGCACGGCGCTCGCCGTGTGCAGGGTCAGCCCGATCCCGCCGCTGCGCTGGGCGGCCACCGTCTACGTGGAGATCTTCCGCAACATCCCGCTGCTGAGCCTGCTGATCCTGCTGGCCTTCGGCCTGCCCGACGCCGGGGTGCTGCTGCCCTACTTCTGGTGCGGCGTCGCGGGGCTGTCGCTCTCCGGCGCGGCCTTCGTGTGCGAGAACATCCGCTCGGGCATCAACACCGTCCCGATCGGCCACGCCGAGGCCGCCCGCTCGATCGGGCTGGGCTTCTTCGGGGTGCTGCGCTTCGTGGTGCTCCCGCAGGCCTTCCGCACGATGGTCCAGCCGCTCGTGAACGTGTTCATCGCGACCGTCATCGGGTCCTCGTTGTGCGCGGCGATCTCGGTCGTGGAGATCACCTACGTCACCCAGCAGCTGAACATCGCCTCCGCGCAGGCCGTGCTGCTGTTCCTGGTCGCGGGCGCCCTGTACCTCGCGCTCTCGCTGGGAGTGGCCTACCTCGGACGGCGCGTCGAGAGGGCGGTCGCCCCGGGCGGCTCGCGCCCGCTGCGCACCGCCGACCGGCTGCAGGGGGCGGCGCAGGCATGA
- a CDS encoding ABC transporter substrate-binding protein, whose translation MTHRRPRPDRSPITVTGTVVGRRSLAALAGTGIVALGAAACSNDDPLKSDSGSGSGSGGSDGGGSGEIIVGSQQYYSNEIIAELFAQALEGSGATVKRQYQIGQREVYVPELQKGTLDVIPEYLGNLLQYLDESAAKGTADDLAKGLEKALDDGLRALPYAEATDQDSYTVTKDFASQNSLKDIGDLAGISDLKIAANPEFEERPYGPKGAKSDYGVDITVVPVSDSGGPLTLKSLMDGKVQVADLYTSDPAIVKNDLVPLEDPKVMVLPENVVPIVSDKVDDDGAAAIKKVTDALSTDELIALNTRSVDEKADSATIAKAWLKDKGIAK comes from the coding sequence ATGACCCATCGCCGCCCCCGCCCCGACCGCAGCCCGATCACCGTGACCGGCACCGTCGTCGGCCGCCGCAGCCTCGCCGCCCTCGCGGGCACGGGGATCGTCGCCCTCGGCGCCGCCGCCTGCTCGAACGACGACCCGCTGAAGAGCGACTCGGGCTCCGGCTCGGGATCGGGCGGGTCCGACGGCGGCGGCAGCGGCGAGATCATCGTCGGCTCCCAGCAGTACTACTCGAACGAGATCATCGCCGAGCTCTTCGCCCAGGCCCTCGAGGGCTCGGGCGCGACCGTGAAGCGGCAGTACCAGATCGGCCAGCGCGAGGTCTACGTGCCCGAGCTGCAGAAGGGCACGCTCGACGTGATCCCGGAGTACCTCGGGAACCTGCTGCAGTATCTCGACGAGTCCGCCGCGAAGGGCACGGCCGACGACCTCGCGAAGGGCCTCGAGAAGGCGCTCGACGACGGCCTGCGCGCCCTGCCCTATGCCGAGGCCACCGACCAGGACTCCTACACGGTCACCAAGGACTTCGCCTCGCAGAACTCGCTCAAGGACATCGGCGACCTCGCCGGCATCAGCGACCTGAAGATCGCCGCGAACCCCGAGTTCGAGGAGCGCCCCTACGGCCCCAAGGGCGCGAAGAGCGACTACGGCGTGGACATCACCGTGGTCCCCGTCTCCGACTCCGGCGGCCCGCTCACCCTGAAGTCCCTCATGGACGGCAAGGTGCAGGTCGCGGACCTCTACACCTCCGATCCCGCGATCGTGAAGAACGACCTGGTCCCGCTCGAGGACCCGAAGGTCATGGTGCTGCCCGAGAACGTCGTCCCGATCGTCTCGGACAAGGTGGACGACGACGGCGCCGCCGCCATCAAGAAGGTCACCGACGCGCTCAGCACCGACGAGCTCATCGCGCTGAACACGCGCAGCGTCGACGAGAAGGCCGATTCCGCGACCATCGCGAAGGCCTGGCTCAAGGACAAGGGGATCGCGAAGTGA
- a CDS encoding amino acid ABC transporter ATP-binding protein, producing MSEHSPGSPSGAEPVISVRGVDKHFGDFQALKDIDLDIHRGEVVALIGASGSGKSTLCRCINRLETISGGEILIDGEPLPEEGRDLARLRSDVGMVFQSFNLFPHLRAVDNVTLGPTKVRGVPKAEATKEAMDLLTRVGLAGKEHSLPAALSGGQQQRVAIARALAMKPKAMLFDEPTSALDPEVINEVLDVMTELAEAGMTMLVVTHEMGFARRVCDRVVFMDAGEIVEQGEPEQFFTAPESQRAKDFLSKILPH from the coding sequence ATGAGCGAACACAGCCCGGGCAGCCCGTCGGGCGCCGAGCCCGTGATCTCGGTGCGTGGCGTCGACAAGCACTTCGGGGACTTCCAGGCCCTCAAGGACATCGACCTCGACATCCACCGCGGCGAGGTCGTCGCGCTCATCGGGGCCTCCGGCTCGGGCAAGTCCACGCTGTGCCGCTGCATCAACCGTCTGGAGACGATCAGCGGCGGCGAGATCCTCATCGACGGAGAGCCACTCCCAGAGGAGGGTCGGGACCTCGCGCGCCTGCGCAGCGACGTCGGCATGGTCTTCCAGTCCTTCAACCTCTTCCCCCACCTGCGCGCGGTCGACAACGTGACCCTCGGGCCGACGAAGGTCCGCGGGGTCCCCAAGGCCGAGGCCACGAAGGAGGCGATGGACCTGCTGACCCGCGTGGGCCTCGCCGGCAAGGAGCACAGCCTGCCCGCGGCGCTCTCGGGCGGCCAGCAGCAGCGCGTCGCGATCGCCCGCGCCCTCGCGATGAAGCCCAAGGCCATGCTGTTCGACGAGCCCACCTCGGCCCTGGACCCCGAGGTCATCAACGAGGTCCTCGACGTGATGACCGAGCTCGCCGAGGCCGGCATGACGATGCTCGTGGTGACCCACGAGATGGGCTTCGCCCGCCGCGTCTGCGACCGCGTCGTCTTCATGGACGCCGGCGAGATCGTCGAGCAGGGCGAGCCCGAGCAGTTCTTCACCGCCCCCGAGTCCCAGCGCGCCAAGGACTTCCTCTCGAAGATCCTGCCGCACTGA
- a CDS encoding sugar porter family MFS transporter, whose protein sequence is MTPTDSAATTPLSPAVRSAQRYATSLALIATLGPFFYGFEGMVLNGAISAVGTEFELGAFAKGLAGATGILGGLIGALFAGRLSDRIGRRTVLVLVGPCLLFEAILGAFSPWLGGFLFLLLCRIIGGIGFGAATTVAPGYVAEIAPAKIRGRLIAFRQLAIILGLFLAGVINVAVTSAAGSSTTELALGLKAWQWMFLCLLIPAIFYIVFTARIPESPRWLVSRGRDDEAAAVLRRVTGDQEPEGRVAEIRRSLGEGMEKLGILAILRSHWRGLVMVGVAIAAFQQLTGTNGIFFYSNTLFEAVGFSEDSALQQTLILTLFKIIGVTTGILLVDRVGRKRMLIAGGTLIFLSLAVVATVFTVAPVVDGVHDISGSPVLGFLAVAALCCFLLGFTSSWGPIFSIVMGEMFPNKIRGGAMSIASGADFFVNFMVVLLFPYLVAWSPAGTYWIYCAFGVLAVAFTARFLHETGGRQLEDMGEVAR, encoded by the coding sequence ATGACCCCCACGGACAGTGCGGCGACGACGCCGCTGTCACCTGCCGTGCGCAGCGCCCAGCGCTACGCGACGTCCCTCGCGCTCATCGCGACCCTCGGCCCGTTCTTCTACGGCTTCGAGGGCATGGTCCTCAACGGCGCGATCAGCGCCGTGGGCACCGAGTTCGAGCTCGGCGCCTTCGCGAAGGGCCTCGCCGGGGCGACCGGGATCCTCGGCGGCCTCATCGGCGCCCTCTTCGCCGGCCGACTGTCCGACCGCATCGGCCGCCGCACGGTGCTGGTGCTCGTCGGCCCCTGCCTGCTGTTCGAGGCGATCCTGGGCGCGTTCAGCCCGTGGCTCGGCGGCTTCCTGTTCCTGCTGCTGTGCCGGATCATCGGCGGGATCGGCTTCGGCGCCGCGACCACCGTCGCGCCCGGCTACGTCGCCGAGATCGCACCCGCGAAGATCCGCGGTCGCCTGATCGCCTTCCGACAGCTCGCGATCATCCTCGGCCTCTTCCTGGCCGGCGTCATCAACGTCGCCGTGACCTCGGCGGCAGGCTCCTCCACGACGGAGCTCGCCCTCGGCCTCAAGGCGTGGCAGTGGATGTTCCTGTGCCTGCTGATCCCGGCGATCTTCTACATCGTGTTCACGGCCCGCATCCCCGAGTCCCCGCGCTGGCTGGTCTCACGGGGCCGCGACGACGAGGCGGCCGCCGTCCTTCGCCGCGTCACCGGCGACCAGGAGCCCGAGGGGCGCGTCGCCGAGATCCGCCGCTCGCTCGGCGAGGGCATGGAGAAGCTGGGGATCCTCGCGATCCTGCGCTCCCACTGGCGCGGACTCGTCATGGTGGGCGTCGCGATCGCCGCCTTCCAGCAGCTGACCGGCACCAACGGCATCTTCTTCTACTCCAACACGCTCTTCGAGGCCGTCGGCTTCTCCGAGGACTCCGCGCTCCAGCAGACCCTGATCCTCACTCTGTTCAAGATCATCGGCGTCACCACGGGGATCCTGCTGGTCGACCGCGTGGGCCGCAAGCGCATGCTCATCGCCGGCGGCACCCTGATCTTCCTGTCCCTCGCCGTGGTCGCCACCGTGTTCACCGTCGCCCCCGTGGTCGACGGCGTGCACGACATCTCCGGCAGCCCCGTGCTCGGGTTCCTCGCCGTCGCCGCCCTGTGCTGCTTCCTGCTCGGGTTCACCTCCTCGTGGGGCCCGATCTTCTCGATCGTCATGGGCGAGATGTTCCCGAACAAGATCCGCGGCGGCGCCATGTCCATCGCCTCCGGAGCGGACTTCTTCGTGAACTTCATGGTCGTGCTGCTGTTCCCCTACCTGGTCGCCTGGTCCCCCGCCGGCACCTACTGGATCTACTGCGCGTTCGGCGTGCTCGCGGTCGCCTTCACGGCGCGCTTCCTGCACGAGACCGGCGGACGTCAGCTCGAGGACATGGGGGAGGTCGCCCGATGA
- a CDS encoding ABC transporter permease → MSQLLEAFSWLADPTRWSGTDGIPTRLLEHLWYTALGVVVAAVIAVPIGLFVGHTGRGRGLVVALSGAARALPTLGLITLFGLWLGIGLRAPILAFVVLAIPSLLAGAYSAVESVDPRTVDAARAQGMTEWQILSRVEAPLGMPLLISGFRLAIVQVVATVMLASYIGNGGLGRFIFLGLQLQDYPQMLAGSILVVALALVLDVALRLLERLLAPRGAARG, encoded by the coding sequence ATGAGCCAGCTCCTCGAGGCCTTCTCCTGGCTCGCCGACCCCACCCGCTGGTCGGGGACCGACGGCATCCCCACCCGCCTGCTCGAGCACCTCTGGTACACGGCGCTCGGCGTGGTCGTCGCCGCCGTCATCGCGGTGCCGATCGGGCTGTTCGTGGGCCACACGGGCCGCGGCCGCGGGCTCGTCGTCGCACTGAGCGGCGCCGCGCGCGCCCTGCCCACGCTGGGCCTCATCACCCTGTTCGGGCTGTGGCTCGGCATCGGGCTGAGGGCCCCGATCCTCGCGTTCGTGGTCCTCGCGATCCCGTCCCTGCTCGCGGGCGCCTACTCCGCGGTCGAGTCCGTCGACCCGCGCACCGTCGACGCCGCCCGCGCCCAGGGCATGACCGAATGGCAGATCCTCTCCCGCGTCGAGGCGCCCCTCGGGATGCCGCTGCTGATCTCGGGCTTCCGGCTCGCGATCGTGCAGGTCGTCGCGACCGTCATGCTCGCCTCGTACATCGGCAACGGCGGCCTCGGCCGCTTCATCTTCCTGGGTCTCCAGCTGCAGGACTATCCGCAGATGCTCGCGGGGTCCATCCTGGTGGTCGCCCTCGCGCTCGTCCTCGACGTGGCGCTGCGCCTCCTCGAACGCCTCCTCGCGCCGCGCGGAGCCGCCCGGGGCTGA
- a CDS encoding SDR family oxidoreductase, which translates to MNAPESGVDAGSTRRIGITGASGHIGRRVAQILAEQGRAGDLRLIVRDPARAPRFADGESAEVAVASFDDAAACREAFAGLDTLLLVSAGESDDRVAQHRTAIAAAAEAGVRHLVYTSFTGASADAEFTLARDHGATEDAIREAAGRSGLTWTFLRDDFYLDVLQPWAGEDRTLRGPAGDGRCAFVAREDVAQVAARVLADPAAWADTVLETTGGEALTLGEAAERLTAATGETYRFVDETMAEARASRAPYGAPDWQVDAWISTYTAIASGVLAPVSGDVQQVLGRPPLRLEDVFGKA; encoded by the coding sequence GTGAACGCCCCGGAATCCGGCGTCGACGCCGGCAGCACCCGCAGGATCGGCATCACCGGGGCGAGCGGCCACATCGGCCGACGCGTCGCGCAGATCCTCGCCGAGCAGGGCCGTGCCGGGGATCTCCGGCTCATCGTGCGCGATCCGGCGCGCGCCCCGCGGTTCGCGGACGGCGAGTCGGCAGAGGTGGCCGTGGCTTCCTTCGACGACGCCGCCGCCTGCCGGGAGGCGTTCGCGGGCCTCGACACCCTGCTGCTCGTCTCCGCCGGTGAGTCCGACGACCGCGTCGCGCAGCACCGCACGGCGATCGCCGCGGCGGCCGAGGCGGGTGTGCGCCACCTCGTCTACACCTCGTTCACGGGCGCCTCCGCCGACGCCGAGTTCACGCTCGCCCGGGACCACGGCGCCACCGAGGACGCGATCCGCGAGGCCGCCGGCCGCTCGGGGCTGACGTGGACGTTCCTGCGGGACGACTTCTATCTCGACGTCCTGCAGCCCTGGGCGGGGGAGGACCGCACGCTGCGCGGGCCGGCGGGCGACGGGCGCTGCGCTTTCGTGGCCCGCGAGGACGTCGCCCAGGTCGCCGCCCGTGTGCTCGCCGATCCCGCGGCCTGGGCGGACACCGTCCTCGAGACCACCGGCGGGGAGGCCCTCACGCTGGGCGAGGCCGCCGAGCGCCTGACCGCGGCCACGGGCGAGACGTACCGCTTCGTCGACGAGACGATGGCCGAGGCGCGCGCATCCCGCGCTCCCTACGGCGCCCCGGACTGGCAGGTCGACGCCTGGATCAGCACCTACACGGCGATCGCGTCAGGCGTCCTCGCCCCGGTGAGCGGAGACGTGCAGCAGGTGCTGGGCAGGCCGCCGCTCCGCCTGGAGGACGTGTTCGGAAAGGCCTGA
- a CDS encoding glutamate ABC transporter substrate-binding protein: MTSTSFRPARRSVVAAAAALPLGAALAACSSDTGDAPSLGGGSDDGGASSAYDGVIAGGPVAEDADVQKSAWAKKIKDAGKLTRGGTTANQVFSLIDPSTNKVTGFDAGITQLLARYILGDGGEEKVDYVDTTVDTREKLVQNNSVDCVIATYSITPERMDLIDFGGPYYLSGTAIQVRTEDKDSIKGPEDLTGKKLVTQSNSTGIQAIEEHVKDPDGKPETLADNESCVAALKQKRVDAYVLDQGVLLGNSKADPSVTVVGEPFTEDPYGIGLNKDADGLDFVNAFLQAIEDDGTWKKLYEATIGQVIEDETPEPPTIGDLPS; this comes from the coding sequence ATGACCTCCACCAGCTTCCGTCCCGCCCGCCGCTCCGTGGTCGCCGCTGCCGCCGCCCTGCCGCTCGGCGCCGCGCTCGCCGCCTGCTCCTCCGACACCGGGGACGCCCCGTCGCTCGGCGGCGGGAGCGACGACGGCGGCGCGAGCTCGGCCTACGACGGGGTCATCGCGGGCGGTCCCGTCGCCGAGGACGCCGACGTGCAGAAGAGCGCCTGGGCGAAGAAGATCAAGGACGCCGGCAAGCTCACCCGCGGCGGCACCACCGCCAACCAGGTGTTCTCCCTCATCGACCCCTCGACGAACAAGGTCACGGGCTTCGACGCGGGAATCACGCAGCTGCTCGCCCGCTACATCCTGGGCGACGGCGGCGAGGAGAAGGTCGACTACGTGGACACCACCGTCGACACCCGCGAGAAGCTCGTCCAGAACAACTCCGTGGACTGCGTGATCGCGACCTACTCGATCACCCCCGAGCGCATGGACCTCATCGACTTCGGCGGCCCCTACTACCTCTCGGGCACCGCCATCCAGGTGCGCACGGAGGACAAGGACTCCATCAAGGGACCCGAGGACCTCACCGGCAAGAAGCTCGTCACCCAGTCGAACTCCACCGGCATCCAGGCCATCGAGGAGCACGTGAAGGACCCCGACGGGAAGCCCGAGACCCTCGCGGACAACGAGTCCTGCGTCGCCGCCCTCAAGCAGAAGCGCGTGGACGCCTACGTGCTCGACCAGGGCGTGCTGCTGGGCAACTCGAAGGCGGACCCGTCGGTCACCGTCGTCGGCGAGCCCTTCACCGAGGACCCCTACGGCATCGGGCTGAACAAGGACGCAGACGGCCTCGACTTCGTCAACGCCTTCCTCCAGGCGATCGAGGACGACGGCACCTGGAAGAAGCTCTACGAGGCCACCATCGGCCAGGTCATCGAGGACGAGACGCCCGAGCCGCCGACCATCGGCGACCTGCCGTCCTGA
- a CDS encoding ABC transporter permease, protein MSWVLANIPLLAERLLAHLGQAIPPIVLAFVLAIPIAKLANSRGWLRGGLTGGAGLLYAVPSLPLFIVLPIILGTGIRSTINIIVALTIYGLALMVPSASEALRAVSRDTLQSATAQGYAPFARFLRVELPLAGPALVAGLRVVAVSTVSLVTVGGVLGVPSLGMLFIDGFQRSITAEILAGIVLTAALAIALDLLIMLGGRLAMPWSRVRGEGVR, encoded by the coding sequence GTGAGCTGGGTGCTCGCGAACATCCCGCTGCTGGCCGAGCGCCTGCTCGCCCACCTGGGGCAGGCGATCCCGCCGATCGTGCTGGCCTTCGTGCTCGCGATCCCGATCGCGAAGCTCGCGAACTCCCGCGGCTGGCTGCGCGGCGGCCTCACGGGCGGCGCCGGCCTGCTCTACGCGGTGCCCTCGCTGCCGCTGTTCATCGTGCTGCCGATCATCCTGGGCACCGGCATCCGCTCCACGATCAACATCATCGTCGCCCTCACCATCTACGGCCTCGCGCTCATGGTGCCCAGCGCCTCCGAGGCCCTGCGAGCGGTCAGCCGCGACACCCTGCAGTCGGCCACCGCGCAGGGCTATGCGCCGTTCGCGCGGTTCCTCCGGGTCGAGCTGCCGCTCGCCGGTCCGGCCCTGGTCGCGGGGCTGCGCGTGGTCGCGGTCAGCACGGTCTCGCTGGTCACCGTGGGCGGCGTGCTCGGCGTGCCCAGCCTGGGCATGCTGTTCATCGACGGGTTCCAGCGCAGCATCACCGCGGAGATCCTCGCGGGCATCGTGCTCACCGCAGCCCTCGCGATCGCCCTGGACCTGCTGATCATGCTCGGGGGCCGCCTCGCGATGCCCTGGTCCCGCGTGCGCGGGGAGGGGGTCCGATGA
- a CDS encoding PadR family transcriptional regulator yields the protein MPDYTILGLLARGPASGYDLGKWLRTDGRWLGRGTSMTPVYRALADIESRGWVSTRVEPRENAPAATVYSLTPAGVEALEQWAASEYRPDERPMSPEFTQRLSFAGQLGPRYALTIVRTELDFRRRQRAAEQDPVLPSEGAQPIPEIDRDWLTRIDALTHDRGWQSTSLFIGWLETTERELVRECERRGLDPSPIDRTPTSQETR from the coding sequence ATGCCGGACTATACGATCCTCGGGCTGCTCGCCCGGGGCCCCGCGAGCGGATACGACCTCGGCAAGTGGCTGCGCACGGACGGACGCTGGCTGGGACGCGGCACGAGCATGACCCCGGTCTATCGGGCGCTCGCCGACATCGAGTCCCGCGGCTGGGTCTCCACGCGCGTCGAGCCCCGCGAGAACGCCCCCGCGGCCACCGTCTACAGCCTGACGCCCGCGGGCGTCGAGGCGCTCGAGCAGTGGGCCGCGTCCGAGTACCGGCCCGACGAGCGCCCGATGTCCCCCGAGTTCACGCAGCGCCTGAGCTTCGCCGGCCAGCTCGGCCCCCGATACGCGCTCACGATCGTCCGCACCGAGCTCGACTTCCGGCGCCGTCAGCGCGCCGCCGAGCAGGACCCCGTGCTCCCCAGCGAGGGGGCACAGCCGATCCCGGAGATCGACCGCGACTGGCTCACCCGCATCGATGCGCTGACGCACGACCGCGGCTGGCAGTCCACCTCGCTGTTCATCGGCTGGCTCGAGACCACCGAGCGCGAGCTCGTGCGCGAGTGCGAGCGCCGAGGGCTCGACCCCTCCCCCATCGACCGGACCCCCACCTCCCAGGAGACACGATGA
- a CDS encoding ABC transporter ATP-binding protein translates to MIRFDHVGKTYPGGTTAVGDFSLTIDSHASVVLVGTSGSGKTTLMRMVNRMVDPTSGRVLIDDEDVAGMDPVKLRRSIGYVMQASGLLPHRTVAENVATVPLLEGVSRRRSRSRALALLEMVGLDHRLGDRYPSQLSGGQQQRVGVARALASDPNILLMDEPFGAVDPIVRAELQKELLRLQSELGKTILFVTHDIDEAFLIGEQVVILRPGGEIAQQGTPAEILADPADDFVESFVGSGVGKRALHVDEVSGRQVVLDAGDRPVGVLREGSGS, encoded by the coding sequence GTGATCCGATTCGACCACGTCGGGAAGACCTATCCCGGCGGCACGACCGCCGTGGGGGACTTCTCCCTCACCATCGACTCCCACGCGAGCGTGGTGCTCGTGGGCACCAGCGGCTCCGGCAAGACCACGCTCATGCGGATGGTGAACCGCATGGTCGACCCGACCTCGGGCCGCGTCCTCATCGACGACGAGGACGTCGCGGGCATGGACCCCGTGAAGCTGCGACGCAGCATCGGGTATGTCATGCAGGCCTCCGGGCTGCTCCCGCACCGCACGGTCGCCGAGAACGTCGCGACCGTCCCCCTCCTCGAGGGCGTCTCCAGGCGGCGGTCCCGCTCCCGGGCGCTCGCCCTGCTGGAGATGGTGGGACTCGACCATCGGCTCGGCGACCGCTATCCCTCGCAGCTCTCGGGCGGGCAGCAGCAGCGCGTGGGCGTCGCCCGGGCGCTCGCCTCGGACCCGAACATCCTGCTCATGGACGAGCCCTTCGGGGCCGTCGACCCCATCGTCCGCGCCGAGCTGCAGAAGGAGCTGCTGCGGCTGCAGAGCGAGCTCGGCAAGACCATCCTCTTCGTCACCCACGACATCGACGAGGCCTTCCTCATCGGCGAGCAGGTGGTGATCCTGCGCCCCGGCGGCGAGATCGCCCAGCAGGGCACCCCGGCGGAGATCCTCGCCGACCCGGCCGACGACTTCGTCGAGTCCTTCGTGGGGAGCGGCGTCGGCAAGCGCGCCCTGCACGTGGACGAGGTCAGCGGCCGGCAGGTCGTCCTCGACGCGGGCGACCGGCCCGTCGGCGTGCTGCGCGAGGGATCCGGCTCGTGA
- a CDS encoding amino acid ABC transporter permease — MSTTSTSATQVLFDAPGPRGRRRILLISIVSLLAILALIALGLWQFQRNGQLAAEKWLPYLRRDYIAFLGKGLLGTLEATAVAAVIAFPFGLVLALGRISRARALSAISAVWIEFFRGIPMLLVVYAFLLALPAYGVNLPRFWMLVVPMSLVSSASTAEVFRAGIGAVDRGQDEASSAIGLSRGQTMRYVILPQAVRLVLPSLILALVSLLKDSTLGFVVSYNELQFQGKTMVSITRFLVQTYLVVSVIYIVLNFLLTKAAGLLERRMRRRAAEGTGRSR, encoded by the coding sequence ATGAGCACCACGAGCACCTCCGCCACCCAGGTCCTGTTCGACGCCCCCGGCCCACGGGGCCGTCGGCGGATCCTGCTGATCTCGATCGTCTCCTTGCTCGCGATCCTCGCGCTGATCGCGCTGGGCCTGTGGCAGTTCCAGCGCAACGGCCAGCTCGCGGCCGAGAAGTGGCTGCCCTACCTGCGGCGCGACTACATCGCCTTCCTCGGCAAGGGGCTGCTGGGGACGCTCGAGGCGACGGCCGTCGCCGCCGTCATCGCCTTCCCCTTCGGGCTCGTCCTGGCCCTGGGGCGGATCTCGCGGGCGCGGGCCCTCAGCGCGATCTCCGCGGTGTGGATCGAGTTCTTCCGCGGCATCCCGATGCTGCTGGTGGTCTACGCGTTCCTGCTGGCACTGCCCGCCTACGGCGTGAACCTGCCGCGCTTCTGGATGCTCGTGGTGCCGATGAGCCTGGTGAGCTCCGCGAGCACCGCGGAGGTCTTCCGCGCGGGCATCGGGGCGGTGGACCGCGGCCAGGACGAGGCGTCGTCCGCGATCGGGCTCTCCCGCGGTCAGACCATGCGCTACGTGATCCTGCCGCAGGCCGTGCGCCTCGTGCTGCCGAGCCTGATCCTGGCCCTGGTCAGCCTGCTCAAGGACTCGACCCTCGGCTTCGTGGTGAGCTACAACGAGCTGCAGTTCCAGGGCAAGACGATGGTCTCCATCACCCGCTTCCTGGTGCAGACCTACCTGGTCGTCTCGGTGATCTACATCGTGCTCAACTTCCTGCTCACCAAGGCCGCCGGCCTCCTCGAGCGGCGCATGCGGCGCCGCGCGGCCGAGGGGACCGGACGATCGCGCTGA
- a CDS encoding SMP-30/gluconolactonase/LRE family protein encodes MTASDPFDPDAHLEKVADGFTWTEGPAWIAVRGVLRFSDIPGNQVLEFCEADGVTRQVTGAAEFTNGRTVGPDGAIVECSHGRRAVQIDRTGATENPDTAPYAPEVLVDRFGRARLNSPNDVVVKSDGTIWFTDPSYGIKRPIEGHAGEEEYGDRYVFHFDPADGSLTPVVIDVEAPNGIAFSPDESVLYVSDSSIDPPDRDHPDPERPGGHAIHAYDVLGGRHAKNGRTFVEVSPGLPDGFRVDEDGNVWSSSATGIQVFSPDGARLGEIPVPEKVANCCFGGADGHTLYICGSTSLYRIRTRARDAHARTHG; translated from the coding sequence ATGACCGCCTCAGACCCCTTCGACCCCGATGCGCACCTCGAGAAGGTCGCCGACGGCTTCACGTGGACCGAGGGTCCCGCATGGATCGCCGTGCGCGGCGTGCTGCGCTTCAGCGACATCCCCGGGAACCAGGTGCTCGAGTTCTGTGAGGCCGACGGCGTGACGCGGCAGGTCACGGGCGCGGCCGAGTTCACCAACGGCCGGACCGTCGGGCCCGACGGGGCGATCGTCGAGTGCTCTCACGGCCGCCGCGCGGTGCAGATCGATCGCACGGGCGCCACCGAGAACCCGGACACCGCCCCCTACGCCCCCGAGGTCCTCGTGGACCGCTTCGGCCGGGCGCGGCTGAACTCCCCGAACGACGTGGTCGTGAAGTCCGACGGCACGATCTGGTTCACCGACCCCTCGTACGGGATCAAACGGCCGATCGAGGGGCATGCAGGCGAGGAGGAGTACGGGGACAGGTACGTCTTCCACTTCGATCCGGCCGACGGGTCGCTCACGCCGGTCGTCATCGACGTCGAGGCGCCCAACGGCATCGCGTTCTCGCCCGACGAGTCGGTCCTGTACGTCTCGGACTCCTCGATCGACCCGCCCGACCGCGACCACCCGGACCCCGAGCGCCCCGGCGGGCACGCGATCCACGCCTACGACGTGCTGGGCGGGCGGCACGCGAAGAACGGGCGCACGTTCGTCGAGGTCAGCCCCGGTCTTCCCGATGGCTTCCGTGTGGACGAGGACGGGAACGTGTGGTCCTCCTCGGCGACGGGCATCCAGGTCTTCTCACCGGACGGCGCGCGGCTCGGCGAGATCCCCGTGCCGGAGAAGGTCGCGAACTGCTGCTTCGGCGGGGCCGACGGGCACACCCTGTACATCTGCGGCTCGACGAGCCTGTACCGGATCCGCACGCGGGCCCGCGACGCCCACGCGCGGACGCACGGCTGA